Proteins from a genomic interval of Deinococcus radiopugnans ATCC 19172:
- a CDS encoding VOC family protein: MSPTFDAFIGFYPTTDLAATHRFYVGTLGLTLARDQGTCHIYAVAGGGFLGFCLREAVTLPPTVVLTLVTDDVDGVYERLMAAGVTAETAPKHNAEYGIYHFYAQGPSGERVEVQRFDEELLH, translated from the coding sequence ATGTCCCCCACCTTCGACGCCTTTATCGGCTTTTACCCCACCACCGATCTGGCGGCCACGCACCGCTTCTATGTCGGCACGCTGGGGCTGACGCTGGCGCGGGATCAGGGCACCTGCCACATCTACGCGGTGGCGGGCGGCGGGTTCCTGGGCTTTTGCCTGCGCGAAGCCGTAACCCTGCCGCCCACCGTCGTCCTGACGCTGGTGACGGACGACGTGGACGGCGTGTACGAACGGCTGATGGCGGCGGGCGTGACGGCAGAGACCGCGCCGAAGCACAACGCCGAGTACGGGATTTACCACTTCTACGCGCAGGGGCCGAGTGGGGAGAGGGTGGAAGTTCAGCGGTTTGATGAGGAATTACTACATTAG